The nucleotide window TTGGCCACCATGAAATATGGCACCTTTTTGTAATGGCTGGTACCTTCTCACACTTTTGGGCCATTTACTATTACCTGCCGGGTTACGGGGGATAAACCTCGCTGTTCAAGACAGTAACAAGATGATCTTAAATATTTATTAGATTGCAAATTTAGCCCTTTTATGGAGGAGCTAAAGGAGAAACCAAAAGAGGGCCAAAAAACTGTTGTTGATGATAGCCATCAATCTTTGTTAGATTGGCTCATCATTCAATCAATACAAAGTGGCATGTTTTCCAAACTATTATACTCTTTTATTTTCCTCTTCTTGTTGCATGCCAACTGTTTTGCCCAGCTGTATCCCACTCAATACCGCCCACCCAATCAACATTGGCAACAGCTGAAAACTGCTCATTTCAAATTTGTTTATGCACCTGAGAATGACAGGCAGGCAATAGAGATGGCACAGATTTTAGAATCACAATATCCCAAGGTACAACGGTTGGTAGGAGGGCAGCTCCAAAACTTTCCCATCATATTAAATAACTACAACGACCGTTCTAACGGTTTTGTAACCCCCTTTAACTTCCGGTCAGAAATTGAGCTACCACCTATCAAAGGCAAGTCGCTAAATCCACAAACGGGTAGTTGGCTGACCAATGTGGGCCCACATGAACTGGTCCACGCACTGCAATTCAGCAATCTCGGTGATTACAATATTCCTCAATTTGTGAGCCTTTTTTCACCTGACCTGGCGCGCTCTATTCACGGGGCCTTACCACCCGGGGCTACCGAAGGCATTGCTGTTTATCACGAGACAACAAATATTGCCGAACACGGAGGACGTGGCAATTATCCCTTTTTCACCAATCAGTTTGATGCCACATTTGATAGCAATAAACGCTGGTCAATGAGGCAACTCATTCAGCCACCCGACTACACACGTCCCTTTGGCCGGCACTATATAGGCGGTTATGAATTTATCACTTGGCTTCATACCACCTATGGTGATAAAACCACACGGAAAGTGCTCGATTTTTATATGGATTTTCCCTTTCTGGGATACGGCTTCGCGCTCCGTCGTGTTACCGGTTCCTGGCCTGGAAAACTCTATGATCAATTCGAGAAGCATCACAAAAATAAGCTCAATGCCGATGAGCATGATTCCCGGTTTATGGAACTGAACCTTCCATTTAGAGGTCGGGAAATTCGTCGGCCAAAGTGGCTCTCCGACTCAAGACTTATTTTTTATGGCTCGTTTTATAATGCCCGCCCAGGATTTTATAGCTATGATCTGAACAACCACAGCCTGAATCATATCATTGCAACCAACTCGGTGCGGGACTTTCAATACACGCTGTCTAATGATCGCTCACAGATGGTATTCAGCTATTACGAAACAGATCCTATTTATGATAGTACGGCCAAAACAGAATTAGTAAGCTACCATTTTGAATCCCAACAAAAGCAACAGCTAACGCAACAATCACGATTGTATGCTCCTACTTTTTTTGAGGATGGATTATTTGCCCTTAAATCACATCCTGGTCGGTCGAAGCTGATAGCTCTTCCAAGCACCAACTTTAATGATGAACAAGAGGTTTTTTCGGACCCAAACCATGAAATAAAAGCCGTGGCATCACGCCCTGACCAAAAGCAGTTAGCTATTATATCCAACAAAAAAGAACAGCAAGCTCTTTGGATTACAGGCCGGAGTAATGTTGCCAAGCAGCTGGACCAAGAACCAGATGTAGCTTTTGAGAGCGGCTCAGTTTTTGATCCCGAGTGGCACCCCAATGAGGACAAAATTCTATTTAGCAGCGACTTTTCGGGGACGATGCAGCTTTACGAGTACAACTTATCGCAGCAGGAAATTCTGCAAATTACGAATATGAAATTTAATGCTTTTGAAGGCAGTTACAATCCCGATGGCAACCGGGTTGCCTTTATCCGGCAGGATAAAAATGAGCGGCTTCCGGCGCTGATTGAACGAAACGATTTTTTCAATCGGCCTATATCGGAACAGCGTTGGAAAACAACGACACGACGAAATCTCGAACCCGTCAGTGTTATTTCTGATTCTATTACAACAGCTTCGCAATCATGGGAAACGGACTCCTATTCATCAAGCGCCAGCTGGCTAAAGCCCCGTACGATTTTGCCTAATGCCGAAGAGGTGTCGAATCAAAACAAATATAAGGTAGGTCTTTCGCTGCATAGCGTAAATACATTATCTACCCAGGCGTACTCGGGAGAAGTTACCTATTTTAAAAAACGTGGCTGGTACGATTTTTCATATCAAAATAAAACGTTTTGGCCAGGATTTAGACTTCGTGCTTTCAATGAACCATCATATCGAGCAGTTTCCAACAACGCCTTCTTGGGCAGACAGGAACGTAGCCTGGCTTTTAGCGTTCCTTTTAGCATACGGTTCAATCAAAATATTTATAACACTTCTCTGTCAATAAGCCCAGAACTTCGTCAGTCACAAATACGATTTTGGGATACAAATTTTCAGAACGCTATTTCGGAATTTGCTAATACAACGGTTGGCGACATGTTAGTCCGATTCAACTACCGCTTACAGCAAAATATTCGGGATATTCAACCAAATACAGGAGTTATACTATTTTCAGAGATTGAGCATTACTTATCGGGGGATACCGTTTCATTTTCTACCGCAGAACGTGACTTCCAATTTTCTGCACCCGCACAGACCGCCTGGCAAGGAGGGATGTTTGCTTATATTTCTCCCCTCCGTCAATGGAATCAATCGCTGCGATTGGGAATGAGGGGATTAACTCAATCGGGCTTTATTTTTGACAATCAAAGTTTGGTTTCAAATGGATTTTCAGAATCTATTTTTCCCAGTTCCCGCAATTTGCTAAGCTTTAGCACTCGCTATACTGCTCCCATAACATATGTTGATGATGGAGGCCTTTTGCTTCCTTTTTACTTAAGTAATATTTACCTGGTGGCTTTTTCGAATACAGTTGTTGATCCCACCTTTTCAGATTGGCACCACGATTCCCGATCTGTATTTGGACTTGGTCTGCGCGTAAATTTTCGCTTTGGTAACATCGGATTCAATATTGGCGTGGGTGTTGGGTATGAGCCAACTCGCAAGCAGCATCAATTTTTTATAGGAGATTTTTAAACGTATACTTCAGCTTCACATCACAGATTTATCTATTCCTGTTCGATATGAGTATCCCCCTTTATCTCTCTGAAAATATTCCTTTTTATCTATTCGTCGGACTTTTTCTTTTTACCGGATGTACCGATCCCAAACCCCAAGAGCTAAATTCTGAACGAAGAAAAAGCCCCATCGCCATTGCAAAAACCAGCCACGAACCAAGTAATACCTATATAAAAATCGTATACGGTCAGCCTTATAAAAACAACCGCGAAATTTTCGGTGAGCTCGTTCCCTATAACGAAGTATGGCGAACAGGAGCTAATGAAGCTACCGAAATTACCACAACGAATAATATTATCTTCGGAGGAAAACCCCTTGATGCAGGAACCTACTCGGTTTTTACTATCCCTAAAAAAGAAAATATGTGGACTGTCATTTTAAATAGTGCATTGGGGCAGTGGGGTGCATTTGATTACGATACTTCTAAAGATGTCCTCCGCGTTGACGTTCCAAAACAAACGGCCGAGAAAAGTACCGAAGCCCTAACCATCCGATTTTCTGAAACCTTTGAAGACGAAACAAACATCATCATGGAATGGGATAAAACCAAAGTAACCATTCCTATTGAATTCACTAATTAGTTAATTAGGAAAGAATTGTAATCACCATGGATTTAGCAGTTTATTTAAATGCTTTGACTGGCTTCTTTGTCATTATTGACCCCATTGGAGCAGCATTAGTTTTTCACTCTCTTATCCCAGAAGGGGCAAAACGCCACCGCCGTATGATGGCCCTAAAATCAATTTTGATTTCGGTAGTACTGCTCATCGTATTTGGAAATTACGGCGAAGCATTGCTCGATCAGCTGGGCATTAACATCAACTCCCTGCGGATTGCAGGCGGACTACTTTTATTCTATACCGCTTTTAATATGATTACTGAAGCAGTAGAGTATGAAGATACCACAATCAAAAAAGATATATCCGTCTTTCCCATGACCATTCCACTGCTGGCAGGACCGGGTGCACTAACACTGGCCATCCTCTTATTTTCCAACGCTTCTGAGACAACAGCTAACCTATCTGTAGTAGCTGCCATTGTTACTATTTTACTACTTACATTTATTCTGATGCTGACCTCAGCCTATCTAAAAAAAATAATTGGCAAAACTGGCGATGAAATTCTCCGTCGATTTTTAGGTGTGCTCTTGGCGGCCCTGTCGATACAATTTATTTACGATGGAATAAGAAAAATGGCCGGGTGATTTTTTTAGACACACTAAAAAAGATTAGAAGAACGGGGTAATATAGAAACACGATGTGTCATGATTCTACATTCGTAAATTACATCATCCGACCACTTTTTTTGTGATCGGGTGAATAATGCTATAGCACGAGATGTAGAAGTGTAACAATATGATCTGAATGTAACACAGAACATCACAAAAATTTCTATGCTGTTTCTTTTACTTTCTCCAGCAGCCCATCAGGTACTTCAATATCCATCCGTAGCAACATTGAGGCATGCGTTTTTCCCTGGGCATCCAGTTTTAGGGATACCGTGCCCCCGCCGCCCAAACTTTCATGTAGCACAAAGTTAAGCGCGCCAATATTGGGTAATTCATAGCGTTCTACTTCGCCTTCACAGATATGCTTCATGTGATCTTTGACGACATCTGCAGTCAACCTCTCTTTTAGGAAGGGATACACATCAGGATGGCGGGCAATCACTCCCACATTACTGCCATCCCCCTTGTCACCACTTCTTCCATGTGCTATATCGATGAGCTTAACCTTGGCCATAATCCTTAAACTATATTCGGTTTGCTGTTGAATGTAAAGATAGATTGATGCAGCCCTCCCCGCAACCAAAAAAATTCTTTTTCAGAAACTATTTTTTCCTGGCCATCGTTACACCATCTAACCAATACTTCAATATTAAATTATTTTACATCTATGAATTATTTTGATAAGATCAACGACATTTATAACCATATCGCACAAGGCACCGCAATGGATGCTTTTGAAGAATATTATGCCGACGACGTAACCATGATTTTGGAAGATGGAACAACTGTTGAAGGCAAAGAGGCAAACCGCGAACGCGAGAAAGAATTTTTTAGCAGTGTTGAAAAATTTCACGGTATCGAAGTTTCCGGCATTACTTCTAATGAAGACGAAGGAATAACAGCTGTAGAATCTACTATGACTGTTACTTTCAAAGGAGCCGATGGCCCCATGGATCTTGAACAGGTTGCGGTACAGCACTGGGATGGAGACGAAATTGATACCGAACGTTTTTATGCAACACAGACAGACTAACACAATCCGATAGTCCTGTTACTTAAGCCCTCCTCTCTCGGGAGGGCTTTTTTAATTTATGATACTTTGTAGCTTCAAAAATTCCGACTCTGGATAACAAATTGGTGGAAGCTTAAAGAATCCGTAATTTCCACGCGACTTATCTTGTCAATTATTTCTGCATATTGACCTTTTCATCGCAATAAAATTTACTCTTTTTTATAATGAGCAAGCCTAAACGAGTTGTAGTAACTGGGCTCGGAGCCATATCTCCGCTTGGAAATAACGTACCCGATTTTTGGGAAAACCTATCCAATGGTATGAGTGGAGCCGATCGCATTACCCATTTTGATCCTTCTCAATTTCGCACACATTTTGCCTGTGAGCTCAAAGATTTTGACGTCAGCGAGCATTTAGAACATAATACCATTCGTCGTTCTGATCCCTACAGTCAGTACGCATTAGTATCCACCAATCAGGCGGTTGAAGATTCGGGACTCGATTTTGATGAGATGGATCCCTTCGATACCGGCGTTATTTGGGGCAGTGGTCAGGGCGGTATGAAAACCTTTGAAGAAGAAGTACGTAATTATGCTGAACGCGACTACAACCCGCGTTTTAACCCGTTCTTCGTCCCCAAGCTGATCATCAATATGGCGCCTGGAATGATTTCTATGAAATATGGACTAATGGGTATCAACTACGCCACTGTCTCGGCTTGTGCAACCTCTAATACAGCTATTATGGATGCGCTTAATTACATTCGCTGGGGCAAGGCCAAAGTAATGATTACCGGTGGATCCGAAGCGGGTATTACAGAGGCTTCTTTTGGCGGATTTTCGGCTATGCGTGCCATGTCACAGCGCAACGACGATCCCAAAACAGCTTCTCGTCCATTTGATAAAGACCGCGACGGTTTTGTAATGGGAGAGGGAGCTGCAACGCTTATCTTGGAAGAATATGAACACGCCAAGGCACGCGGTGCTAATATTTATGCCGAAGTTACCGGTGCTGCCATGACGGCCGATGCTTATCACATGACGGCTACCCATCCGGAAGGAAAGGGAGCTACCGCAGCGATGAAACAAGCACTCAATGACAGTGAGCTCAATGCTGAGGATGTGGATTACCTGAATACACACGCAACTTCCACCCCTGTGGGAGACATCAGTGAAATTAAAGCCGCAGTCAACGTTTTTGGAAAAGATTCCGATCACTTATCCATTGGGGCTACCAAATCAATGACGGGACACCTCTTAGGGGCAGCTGGAGCTATCGAGGCAATTGCCAGTATTAAAGCCATCAACAATAACCTGGTGCCCCCCACCATCAATACCGAAAATATTGATGAAGAAATCCCCTCCTCACTGGATATCGTGCTGGGTGAAGCCAGAGAGAAAAATATAGATGTGGTAATGAGCAACACCTTTGGCTTTGGGGGCCACAATGGTATTGTAGTGTTTAAAAAGGTTTGATAAATAAAGGATGAGTAACGAGTAATTATGCTCGTTACTCATTTTACCATAAGCTATTCACTCCACGGCGGTACAATCCCATTCATACGGGCATACGCTATTGACTGACCTACGTGCTCACTCTTATGCGTGATAAGTTGCATCAAAACAGCTTGTCCGTTAACTGTTTGCCCATACATTTCTGTTTGTTCACTCAGTTTTGACTCTGGCATTTCTTTAATAGCATCTTTGACATGCTTTATAGAATGCTCCAGGATATCCACTACGTTTTTCTTGCCTGTTATAGACTCTATATTTTCTACATCCACGTCATCGGGGGCGGGGATGCCGAGCGAATTTTCCAGATAATAGAAATTATACCGGGCGATATGTGTGTACACTCTTTCCACTGAAAAGACCCCCTCTTCCGGTTGCCAGGAATATTTCTCTGCCGGCATTGCTTCAGCCAGAGACAATACGCGAGAAGCATAGTCGAAATGCCGGGTAAATTGATCCTTAAAGTTATTTGACTGCTGTGCTTGTAACGGCTGAACCATGCAAAACACTGCCAATATTGACAACGCAAAACCTGTTATACTTTTCATAGTATGTCCTTTTATTGGGATTAAACCATCTTTCATCAATTAATTATTCCGTTCTGCTGCCATTCTTTTTCTGAGCCCGGTCATCCAGATCAGTCTTTTTTATTTCATTAAAAAACTTTTCAAGCGATAGCATAAGATAATCTTTATCCGCTTCTGTAATAGGATGCCCGGTTTTGGGCAGCACTACTAACTCAGATTTTTCCGTTTTCTGATAAATCTCCGCCGTATCAGCAAGTCCGGCCGTAGTATCCCGATCTCCTATATGAAAACGCAATGGACAAGTAATATGCTTCCAATCTTCTGATTCAATTTCGGGATTCACACCTAAATATTGCAACATATCACGTGTATTGTTTACCACGCGCTCCCATCCAGACAGATGGCGTTCTTTGAGCTGCTCTGCAAAATGAGGCACCTTTTCCTTTATTTTACCCGGATGCAGATATTGGCATTCCTGTTCTGCTATTTTTTCATTCCACTGCAAAATCGTCCCCAGCGTAGCCACTTTTTTTACTCTTTGTGGATGGTTTTTAGCCAATACCAGCGCTACATACCCGCCCATACTGTATCCAAAAAAGTTAGCAGCTTCAATGCCGTGTTCATCCATATACCCCAAAACATTTTCAGCAAAATAGGAAATACGGAAAGGGCTGTCGGTGGGACCTGCATCCCCGTGGCCTTCAAAATTTATTCGGTGTACAACAAAGTGTTCTTTTAGCTGCGGGACTAAAAAATCAAATTGCTCCAACGTGCCCAGTGCCCCGTGTAGTAATAGCAGTGACGGCCGATTATTCTGTTTCATAAAAACTATATCTTAAGGTAATTTTGATCCTTCTGTTGCTCCCTGTTTTGTGGAATAATACTAAAAACTAATATTATTTCTGGTAGGGCAAGATAGGAAAATAATCTCTCCAGTTGGCGTAACGAGAACACAGGGAACTATCCAATTATTTTGAACCATGAAATTGCTTGTGCAGAGCTTTGACCTTCTTGGCAAGTTCAGGCACTGGTCCCTCTACCTCAATACTCGGCACAAGTTCTGCAATGGACAACGACTGCACCATAGACGGCCCCACCCCAATATTATCTAACCATTTAGTCAACTGTGTACTTGAGCTTGCATACACAATACGTCCCAACTCAACCCACCCATGC belongs to Fodinibius sp. Rm-B-1B1-1 and includes:
- a CDS encoding DUF2911 domain-containing protein, whose product is MSIPLYLSENIPFYLFVGLFLFTGCTDPKPQELNSERRKSPIAIAKTSHEPSNTYIKIVYGQPYKNNREIFGELVPYNEVWRTGANEATEITTTNNIIFGGKPLDAGTYSVFTIPKKENMWTVILNSALGQWGAFDYDTSKDVLRVDVPKQTAEKSTEALTIRFSETFEDETNIIMEWDKTKVTIPIEFTN
- a CDS encoding MarC family protein, whose protein sequence is MDLAVYLNALTGFFVIIDPIGAALVFHSLIPEGAKRHRRMMALKSILISVVLLIVFGNYGEALLDQLGININSLRIAGGLLLFYTAFNMITEAVEYEDTTIKKDISVFPMTIPLLAGPGALTLAILLFSNASETTANLSVVAAIVTILLLTFILMLTSAYLKKIIGKTGDEILRRFLGVLLAALSIQFIYDGIRKMAG
- a CDS encoding nuclear transport factor 2 family protein — protein: MNYFDKINDIYNHIAQGTAMDAFEEYYADDVTMILEDGTTVEGKEANREREKEFFSSVEKFHGIEVSGITSNEDEGITAVESTMTVTFKGADGPMDLEQVAVQHWDGDEIDTERFYATQTD
- the fabF gene encoding beta-ketoacyl-ACP synthase II, encoding MSKPKRVVVTGLGAISPLGNNVPDFWENLSNGMSGADRITHFDPSQFRTHFACELKDFDVSEHLEHNTIRRSDPYSQYALVSTNQAVEDSGLDFDEMDPFDTGVIWGSGQGGMKTFEEEVRNYAERDYNPRFNPFFVPKLIINMAPGMISMKYGLMGINYATVSACATSNTAIMDALNYIRWGKAKVMITGGSEAGITEASFGGFSAMRAMSQRNDDPKTASRPFDKDRDGFVMGEGAATLILEEYEHAKARGANIYAEVTGAAMTADAYHMTATHPEGKGATAAMKQALNDSELNAEDVDYLNTHATSTPVGDISEIKAAVNVFGKDSDHLSIGATKSMTGHLLGAAGAIEAIASIKAINNNLVPPTINTENIDEEIPSSLDIVLGEAREKNIDVVMSNTFGFGGHNGIVVFKKV
- a CDS encoding DinB family protein, translating into MKSITGFALSILAVFCMVQPLQAQQSNNFKDQFTRHFDYASRVLSLAEAMPAEKYSWQPEEGVFSVERVYTHIARYNFYYLENSLGIPAPDDVDVENIESITGKKNVVDILEHSIKHVKDAIKEMPESKLSEQTEMYGQTVNGQAVLMQLITHKSEHVGQSIAYARMNGIVPPWSE
- a CDS encoding alpha/beta hydrolase, giving the protein MKQNNRPSLLLLHGALGTLEQFDFLVPQLKEHFVVHRINFEGHGDAGPTDSPFRISYFAENVLGYMDEHGIEAANFFGYSMGGYVALVLAKNHPQRVKKVATLGTILQWNEKIAEQECQYLHPGKIKEKVPHFAEQLKERHLSGWERVVNNTRDMLQYLGVNPEIESEDWKHITCPLRFHIGDRDTTAGLADTAEIYQKTEKSELVVLPKTGHPITEADKDYLMLSLEKFFNEIKKTDLDDRAQKKNGSRTE